The following coding sequences are from one Methanococcoides orientis window:
- a CDS encoding AAA domain-containing protein: MVLSTGHYVALGVDDPSSLMGSTKKGLNPFIGYLMNSIKSLENKEVSCKWERVEKERFILKVLNKIYEIRPQTLVEIEPPEMGWFNVEALDLDVDDEFDPDPEDELIIGRGKKADRLKLSDKNVRQSYGRTWQIKIEESSKVDNKINWSGYDIKLNRIVSPLESDDLIFKLNSEKLKFHRDDSEWKFWLDTDLILGKSLEINGAECKYKVIRRFNKDTFQKQYPLSQQLGNYWRVTCENKPQFACANVVEITNDLMREISIQDLDIDLQSFIHDEWDILKGNGKNEWILIYKGNAEDITLPEKFAHKSMKDMLFSCHKKQVKDKWIQLVESGEENEINPSDSILEHFFSENVLLHDSDKFEKNNQLYILKRNYEEKQLLLSYGRKDKPAFPKRSSLHLKADVFQMRNQQRSIYQLLDYPVSDHLPLLDLFKLRDEIQWPIFDNFPEEDIDWKVLTDLSFKGCDKQREFVCKALATPDFAIMSGPPGTGKTTTILELILQLTSRGKRVLLAASTHAAINNVLERLEERGHTENVHATRVGLEDRAVGLEHFVYDRQVNNWSSSLGLNEGDTRKLVMESANLVCGTTMGIHSLLRKKNGLDLERNGPPFDIMIIDECSKTTFHEFMVPARLAKRWILVGDVRQLSPFTDREQITSNLKVLDLSVKDGPAKHLSSELQEACKLLLILWPYKTRFVVPVSEKVAEKIVDEIDARLDDGDSSIVDDLRRILVISDKFDLININALYEHNVVFIEQNLLNKYREWMPNDSVILEKNWLLSAHAYRHFANNDWYFGHDYRPRGNNTYKRANEVYKECSRSLETSWADEVCWRLEREYWLRFLSGNKRRLLSYQKQLERLFPQSENATGRIYTLRNIAFPSILEALSGSGLIKRKSDGLTTLNQGFNKEERDCRHTTLSYQHRMHPDISALPRELFYSLDRKNVSLLDGDQVCNKLNWSYDRYQKHRVWLDIKGDVKGNANEKEAAAIDKELTSFIEWTKQNPKADGSFWEVAILTFYKGQEKCLREHLRKLTGDSSRHSRFEKDNVHIKLATVDFFQGQEADVVFLSMVNTQRDGFLDSPNRLNVAITRARYQLVVVGYHDYFLNRSSNELKKLAKNSLKVDVHGN, translated from the coding sequence ATGGTCTTGTCGACTGGGCATTATGTTGCACTTGGCGTAGATGATCCATCTTCACTAATGGGATCAACCAAAAAGGGACTAAATCCCTTTATTGGCTATTTGATGAATTCAATAAAGTCTTTGGAGAACAAAGAGGTAAGTTGTAAATGGGAAAGAGTTGAAAAAGAACGTTTTATCTTGAAAGTTTTGAATAAAATATATGAGATTCGCCCTCAGACATTGGTTGAAATCGAACCTCCTGAAATGGGTTGGTTTAATGTGGAAGCATTAGATCTGGATGTAGATGATGAGTTTGATCCTGACCCTGAAGATGAATTGATTATTGGAAGGGGGAAAAAAGCCGATCGTCTGAAACTTTCAGATAAAAATGTTCGACAATCTTATGGAAGGACTTGGCAGATCAAAATTGAAGAATCCAGTAAAGTAGATAACAAAATCAATTGGTCTGGTTATGACATCAAACTTAATAGAATAGTATCTCCACTTGAAAGTGATGATCTGATTTTCAAACTTAATAGTGAGAAACTAAAATTTCATAGGGATGATAGTGAATGGAAATTTTGGCTGGATACTGATTTGATTTTAGGGAAAAGTTTAGAGATTAATGGGGCAGAATGCAAGTATAAAGTAATTCGCCGTTTTAATAAAGACACTTTTCAAAAGCAATATCCCCTATCTCAACAATTAGGTAACTATTGGAGGGTAACTTGTGAAAATAAACCACAGTTTGCCTGTGCGAATGTTGTCGAAATAACTAACGACCTAATGAGAGAGATATCAATTCAAGATCTTGATATTGATTTGCAATCTTTTATTCATGACGAATGGGATATTCTGAAAGGAAATGGTAAAAACGAATGGATTTTGATATACAAAGGAAATGCTGAAGATATAACGCTTCCCGAGAAGTTTGCTCACAAATCTATGAAGGATATGTTGTTTTCATGCCATAAAAAACAAGTCAAAGATAAGTGGATACAATTAGTAGAATCTGGGGAAGAAAATGAGATAAATCCTTCTGATTCAATACTTGAACACTTTTTTAGTGAAAATGTGTTACTACATGATTCAGATAAGTTTGAGAAAAACAATCAGTTGTATATTCTTAAACGCAACTATGAAGAAAAACAACTTCTTTTATCATATGGTAGAAAGGATAAACCTGCCTTTCCAAAAAGATCTTCTCTTCATCTAAAAGCAGATGTTTTTCAGATGAGAAATCAACAAAGATCTATTTATCAGTTATTAGATTATCCAGTTTCTGATCATCTTCCTCTTCTTGATCTTTTCAAACTACGAGATGAAATTCAGTGGCCAATATTCGATAATTTTCCTGAAGAAGACATTGATTGGAAAGTTTTGACTGATCTTTCTTTTAAAGGTTGTGACAAGCAAAGAGAATTTGTTTGCAAAGCTCTTGCAACTCCAGATTTTGCAATCATGAGTGGTCCTCCTGGAACGGGAAAAACAACTACTATACTTGAACTCATCCTTCAACTTACAAGCAGAGGAAAACGTGTCCTTCTTGCAGCATCTACACATGCAGCAATAAATAATGTCCTTGAGAGGTTGGAAGAAAGGGGTCATACTGAAAATGTGCACGCAACACGTGTAGGTCTTGAAGATCGAGCTGTTGGTCTTGAACATTTTGTGTACGATCGACAGGTGAATAATTGGAGTAGTAGCTTAGGTCTGAATGAAGGTGATACCCGTAAGCTTGTAATGGAAAGTGCAAATCTTGTTTGTGGTACAACTATGGGGATACACAGTTTACTGCGAAAAAAGAATGGATTAGATCTTGAAAGAAATGGTCCACCATTTGATATCATGATTATCGACGAATGCAGTAAAACTACATTCCATGAGTTTATGGTTCCAGCGAGACTTGCAAAGCGTTGGATACTTGTTGGTGATGTCCGTCAACTTTCCCCTTTTACTGACCGTGAGCAGATAACCTCCAATTTAAAAGTACTTGATCTTTCTGTAAAAGATGGACCTGCCAAGCATCTTTCAAGTGAACTCCAAGAAGCATGCAAATTGCTTCTGATCTTGTGGCCTTACAAAACTCGGTTTGTTGTTCCAGTTTCTGAAAAGGTTGCAGAAAAAATTGTTGACGAAATTGATGCACGATTAGATGATGGGGATAGTTCTATAGTTGATGATCTTAGACGAATTTTAGTAATATCAGATAAATTTGATCTCATAAATATTAATGCATTATACGAACATAATGTTGTTTTTATTGAACAAAATCTACTAAATAAATATCGGGAGTGGATGCCAAACGATTCTGTCATTCTTGAGAAGAATTGGTTGCTATCCGCACATGCCTATAGACATTTTGCAAATAATGATTGGTACTTTGGGCATGACTATCGTCCTCGTGGGAATAACACTTATAAGAGAGCAAATGAAGTTTACAAAGAATGCTCTCGGTCTCTTGAAACATCATGGGCAGATGAGGTTTGCTGGAGGTTGGAACGTGAATACTGGTTACGTTTTCTTTCAGGGAATAAAAGAAGATTACTGTCTTATCAGAAGCAACTTGAACGCTTATTTCCACAGAGTGAAAATGCAACTGGACGAATTTATACCTTGAGAAATATTGCATTCCCCTCAATTCTTGAAGCACTTTCTGGCAGTGGTTTGATTAAACGAAAGAGTGATGGTTTGACAACACTCAATCAAGGATTCAATAAAGAAGAACGTGACTGTCGTCATACTACATTGAGTTATCAACATCGTATGCACCCAGATATCTCAGCTTTACCTCGTGAATTGTTTTATTCATTGGATAGAAAGAATGTTTCCTTGCTTGATGGTGATCAGGTTTGCAATAAACTTAATTGGAGTTACGATCGCTATCAGAAGCATAGGGTATGGCTGGATATCAAAGGTGACGTGAAAGGTAATGCTAATGAAAAAGAAGCTGCTGCCATAGATAAAGAATTAACGTCATTTATAGAATGGACTAAACAAAATCCAAAAGCTGATGGGAGTTTTTGGGAGGTAGCAATACTAACATTTTACAAAGGGCAAGAAAAATGTTTACGTGAACACTTGAGGAAGCTTACAGGCGATAGCAGTCGGCACAGTCGGTTTGAAAAGGATAATGTTCACATTAAACTGGCAACGGTAGACTTTTTCCAAGGGCAGGAAGCAGATGTAGTATTTTTATCGATGGTAAATACCCAGAGGGATGGCTTCCTTGATAGTCCTAATCGCCTTAATGTTGCTATAACAAGAGCTAGGTATCAATTAGTGGTTGTTGGCTACCACGATTATTTTTTGAATAGATCATCGAATGAATTAAAAAAGCTGGCAAAGAATAGCTTAAAGGTGGATGTACATGGAAATTGA
- a CDS encoding DUF2997 domain-containing protein, translating to MAEQRITIEIDEEGKIVAKTSGFKGEACMDELQKLLDGEVCPSTLKPTDDFHQKKTVNSQQKQSLGGK from the coding sequence TTGGCAGAACAAAGGATTACTATTGAAATAGATGAAGAAGGCAAAATTGTAGCAAAAACCTCTGGATTTAAGGGGGAGGCATGTATGGACGAACTTCAGAAGTTACTTGATGGGGAAGTTTGTCCTTCCACATTAAAACCAACAGACGATTTCCATCAGAAAAAGACAGTAAATTCTCAGCAGAAGCAATCTTTGGGAGGTAAATAA
- a CDS encoding 4Fe-4S single cluster domain-containing protein: MRDYGTCFNVAHIEYGSQIYGPGNRLVVWFQGCSLACSGCWNKSMWSFESCKLIERKHLFDSIQDHSEFDGVTFLGGEPLDQIQNLSWLITELNRNDISIMLYTGYEVEEIRGDTSKSDICEMVDILVTGRYREEERDIFLRWRGSQNQKLIIKNNKSPNLDFADGTNQVEIVIDEYGSTSIFGYPDDEICPTL, encoded by the coding sequence ATGAGGGACTATGGGACATGTTTTAATGTTGCACATATTGAATATGGGAGTCAAATATATGGACCTGGTAATCGGCTAGTGGTCTGGTTTCAAGGTTGTTCTCTTGCATGTTCAGGTTGTTGGAATAAAAGCATGTGGAGCTTTGAGTCATGTAAACTGATTGAAAGAAAACATCTTTTTGATTCTATTCAAGATCATTCGGAATTTGATGGAGTGACATTTCTTGGTGGAGAACCTCTTGATCAAATACAAAATTTGTCTTGGTTGATCACTGAGCTTAATCGTAATGACATCAGTATTATGTTATATACGGGATATGAGGTGGAAGAGATAAGGGGTGATACTTCAAAATCAGATATTTGTGAGATGGTTGACATTCTGGTTACTGGAAGGTACAGGGAAGAAGAACGTGATATTTTCTTAAGGTGGCGAGGTTCACAGAATCAAAAATTAATTATCAAAAACAACAAGTCCCCAAATCTTGATTTTGCTGATGGAACAAATCAAGTGGAGATTGTAATTGATGAATATGGTTCAACTAGCATTTTTGGTTATCCTGATGATGAAATCTGTCCAACATTATAA
- a CDS encoding integrase — translation MQFRDVTAATKQSYITALTRFFENNTINKPNELRGLYLKDKESRGLRNLFNYCEDEEIDYIGEYSIEKWRRFVKIRKSGVVEIYVTDEEVKEAYNACPEVLKPVFRLLTYSGSRARHIHKMLENFDERNIIVDGDVACYPTASFAEGTKKTFQVFFPTSFIPELKAIGKPRCYYNITEKIRYDRVSAKTIRKWHLNVMIREGVTESVADFIQGRAATTVGSAHYLNKVGQAKKEYKKLIDVFPV, via the coding sequence TTGCAGTTTAGGGATGTCACCGCGGCAACAAAACAAAGCTATATAACTGCTCTTACAAGATTCTTTGAGAATAACACCATAAACAAGCCAAACGAATTGCGTGGATTGTATCTAAAGGATAAAGAGTCACGAGGTCTTCGAAATCTGTTCAACTATTGTGAAGATGAAGAGATTGATTACATTGGTGAGTATAGCATTGAAAAATGGAGACGATTTGTAAAAATTAGGAAATCGGGAGTTGTTGAGATATATGTTACGGATGAAGAGGTCAAAGAAGCTTACAATGCTTGCCCTGAAGTATTGAAACCAGTATTTCGCTTGCTTACTTATTCAGGAAGCAGGGCTAGACACATTCATAAAATGTTGGAGAATTTCGATGAACGTAATATCATTGTAGATGGTGATGTAGCTTGTTATCCAACGGCTTCATTCGCTGAAGGTACGAAGAAGACATTCCAGGTCTTTTTCCCGACCTCATTTATTCCAGAGCTAAAAGCTATTGGTAAGCCAAGATGTTATTACAACATTACTGAAAAGATCCGCTACGATCGGGTATCTGCAAAGACAATACGCAAATGGCATCTCAATGTTATGATAAGGGAAGGAGTCACAGAGAGTGTAGCTGACTTTATCCAGGGACGTGCTGCGACGACTGTTGGAAGTGCACATTACCTCAACAAAGTGGGACAAGCAAAAAAGGAATACAAAAAGCTCATTGATGTGTTCCCTGTTTGA
- a CDS encoding right-handed parallel beta-helix repeat-containing protein, with translation MTIKQSILICFEIALVLMTAGTAAATDIDVYPGDSIQAAVNAANNNDTIIVHTGNSISDSIYVEHVVVNKELTIKSSSHAVVLADATNVNVFEVTANNVTINGFCVLGTTTASGIFLDGVEGCTVTNNVLLNNEYGIALFESDYNNLTSNTASNNDYGIRLDDSSDYNDLVSNTASNNSNRGIYLYNYSNNNGLIENTVSYNKFYGIDLHFNSNYNNLTSNTVSKNRIGIALDESSYNNLISNNASFNNNDGIKVVMSKDTKLISNTVSNNVGDGIYLYMDSHNTKLISNTVSNNNDSGIYLRMSSSNKLISNTVSNNDDGGIYLDESNRNLIYNNHFNNTENTFSIDSTRNIWNATKTPETNIIGGPFIGGNYWATPEGKGFSQNHTDTNGDWFCDSLLSEYIFDGNTDYLPLTYPSNQPPVADVNGPYGPVDEGSPITLDASGSSDPEGDELTYEWDFDYDGINFDVDATGETPTNTWYDNATYTIVVRVSDGMHTDINETTVTVNNVAPTATAVGEVINENDSTTVSGTITDLGTNDTFDVMIDWGDGDNNTYSYPAGSTGFSETHQYPDDDPTGTLSDDYTVNVTVTDDDGGESTASATVTVNNVAPNILSYTVQPTGSIEVGIDVVYFNATFTDQGSQDTHSWEIDWGDNVTSDAVTGLTVNESHIYGEAGMHTVILTVTDDDGGFDTIDHQYVVVYDPASGSVAGKGSFDSLAGAYGADSNLAGVATFDFNSEYKKGVLTGETQFEFEDLNFHSVDYEWMVVAGHKATYKGNGTVNGEVDYEFLISAIDDDDDYDDMFRIKIWNTTTVIYDNNVGIGTGDYADPITEIETGIIQIKP, from the coding sequence ATGACAATTAAACAAAGTATACTGATTTGTTTTGAAATAGCTTTAGTATTAATGACCGCAGGCACTGCAGCAGCAACTGATATTGATGTGTACCCTGGAGACTCTATCCAAGCTGCTGTAAATGCTGCAAACAATAATGACACGATTATTGTCCATACAGGAAATTCCATTTCAGATAGTATATATGTAGAACATGTGGTTGTGAATAAGGAGTTAACGATTAAATCTTCGAGTCATGCTGTTGTTTTAGCTGACGCTACGAACGTTAACGTCTTCGAAGTGACTGCAAATAATGTAACCATCAATGGTTTTTGTGTCCTTGGTACCACAACTGCCAGTGGAATATTTCTTGATGGGGTTGAAGGATGTACAGTCACTAACAATGTCTTATTAAACAATGAATATGGCATCGCACTGTTTGAGTCCGACTACAACAACCTGACCAGCAACACAGCGTCGAACAATGACTACGGTATCCGGCTGGATGATTCCAGCGATTATAACGACCTGGTCAGCAACACGGCGTCGAACAACAGCAATCGTGGCATCTATCTGTATAATTACAGTAACAATAATGGCCTGATAGAAAACACGGTATCATACAACAAATTCTACGGCATCGATCTGCATTTTAACAGCAACTACAACAACCTGACCAGTAACACTGTGTCGAAAAATCGCATCGGCATTGCGCTGGATGAGTCCAGCTACAACAACCTAATCAGCAATAATGCATCATTCAACAATAATGATGGTATCAAAGTTGTGATGTCCAAAGACACCAAGCTGATCAGCAACACGGTGTCGAACAACGTTGGCGACGGTATCTATCTGTACATGGACAGCCACAACACCAAGCTGATTAGCAACACGGTGTCGAATAACAATGACAGTGGTATCTATCTGAGGATGTCCAGCAGCAACAAGCTGATTAGCAACACGGTGTCGAACAACGATGACGGTGGTATCTATCTTGATGAATCCAACCGCAATCTCATCTACAACAATCACTTTAACAACACGGAAAACACTTTTTCTATAGACAGCACCAGAAACATCTGGAATGCTACAAAAACACCAGAAACAAATATCATTGGTGGTCCTTTCATCGGTGGGAATTATTGGGCAACTCCTGAGGGCAAAGGTTTCAGCCAGAATCACACCGATACAAACGGTGATTGGTTCTGTGATTCACTTCTTAGTGAATACATTTTTGATGGGAACACCGACTACCTGCCGCTTACATATCCCTCAAACCAGCCACCTGTGGCAGATGTCAACGGACCTTACGGTCCAGTTGATGAAGGATCTCCGATAACCCTTGATGCCAGTGGCTCTTCCGATCCAGAGGGAGATGAATTAACATACGAGTGGGACTTCGACTATGATGGCATTAACTTTGATGTTGATGCAACTGGTGAAACACCCACAAACACATGGTACGACAATGCAACTTATACGATTGTGGTTAGGGTTTCTGATGGTATGCATACAGATATCAATGAGACGACTGTGACCGTAAACAATGTCGCACCAACTGCAACTGCAGTCGGAGAGGTAATTAATGAAAATGATTCTACAACAGTCTCCGGTACTATCACTGACCTCGGAACCAATGATACTTTCGATGTGATGATTGACTGGGGTGATGGGGACAATAATACCTACAGTTATCCGGCAGGTTCAACAGGTTTCAGTGAAACCCATCAGTATCCAGATGACGATCCAACCGGAACATTGTCAGATGACTATACTGTGAATGTGACTGTGACTGATGACGATGGTGGCGAAAGTACTGCATCTGCAACTGTAACAGTCAACAATGTAGCACCAAACATATTATCCTATACTGTGCAGCCAACTGGATCAATTGAAGTTGGTATTGATGTAGTGTATTTCAATGCCACATTCACTGATCAAGGCTCTCAGGATACTCATTCCTGGGAAATCGACTGGGGGGACAACGTTACATCAGATGCTGTAACCGGTCTTACTGTAAATGAATCCCACATATACGGTGAAGCTGGCATGCATACGGTCATCCTCACGGTTACAGATGATGACGGTGGATTTGATACAATAGATCATCAGTACGTGGTCGTGTATGATCCAGCAAGCGGATCTGTGGCCGGTAAAGGAAGCTTTGACTCACTTGCAGGTGCATATGGGGCTGATTCAAACCTTGCAGGCGTGGCAACATTCGACTTTAATTCAGAGTACAAGAAAGGTGTACTGACAGGTGAGACGCAGTTCGAGTTTGAGGATCTGAATTTCCACTCCGTCGATTATGAATGGATGGTGGTTGCGGGTCACAAGGCCACTTACAAAGGAAATGGTACGGTAAATGGTGAGGTTGACTATGAGTTCCTGATATCAGCAATTGATGATGATGATGATTATGATGACATGTTCAGGATAAAGATCTGGAATACAACAACTGTCATCTACGACAATAATGTTGGTATAGGTACTGGAGACTACGCAGATCCGATAACGGAGATAGAGACAGGTATAATCCAAATCAAGCCATGA
- the fdhF gene encoding formate dehydrogenase subunit alpha, with product MNKLAYINNQPHVIQEGETILQFVRRSQGDKLIPTLCDASHLKPFGACRVCSVDVALKQDGPTKVVASCHTPVAEGMHIYPSSERILKLRKNIIELVLTDHPLDCLTCEVNNNCQLQEVAARVGVRDVRYPGGKDHLNRTKDLSHPYMTSDLSKCINCSRCVRACDEVQGMFVLSMAGRGFESRIIKGMDTSFMESSCVSCGACAQACPTSAISDIYESKSIVADKKVRTICTYCGVGCNLEVSVKDGKVKSIQAPWDTKVNPGHLCLKGRFAFSFYNHPDRIRKPLIKKNGVFVEATWDEAYDLITSKLNEIIKENGPDHIAGISSSRCPNEENYLMQKFMRAVIGTNNIDNCARVCHSPTALGMQRTFGTGAATNSIEDIKCTNCMLVIGANPTDAHPVTGAKIKQAAMKETTLIVIDPRKTELARYAHYHLQLKPGTNVAMLNLFFYYIIKENLVNISFVEQRTEGFEEFKQHVLSLNIDELESITGVDRDLVREAAIAYGSAKNAMSFHGLGATEHSQGTSTVMLIADLAMITGNIGRPGVGVNPLRGQNNVQGAADMGCQPDQGAGYLDLTNDEMHSLYENFYGAKLPKHVGYKIPQMYESALQDKLKAMWIIGENVVQTDPNTQMVIKALSKLDLLVVQELFMTETAKLANVILPCASFLEKEGTFTNGERRVQRVNKVVEHLPGTKPDGQVLTEIMQRMGYPQPDYSAQGVLNEIAQIVPFFKGITWENLGENGLQWPVNYGGIDTPILHKEAFKRGRGAFYKQTYKETVELQEHSKDHPFIITTNRGLEHYNSGVMTRRTPNEQLIAEDVLLIHPDDAKEYLINSGDMVCVESPRGKVDIRARISTAVKKGILSTTFHFPEVMINNLTSDVCDGDALCPEYKVVAARIRKSRGKYKDPELK from the coding sequence ATGAACAAACTAGCCTATATCAATAATCAGCCACACGTCATTCAGGAAGGCGAAACTATCTTACAATTTGTGAGACGTTCACAAGGTGATAAGCTGATTCCAACCTTATGTGATGCGAGTCACCTAAAACCCTTTGGCGCCTGCAGAGTGTGTAGTGTAGATGTTGCACTAAAACAAGACGGCCCCACTAAAGTGGTGGCCTCGTGTCATACACCGGTCGCAGAAGGAATGCACATCTATCCTTCATCAGAACGCATTTTAAAATTGCGTAAAAATATTATTGAATTAGTGCTTACCGACCATCCGCTGGATTGTCTAACTTGTGAAGTGAACAACAATTGTCAGCTGCAGGAAGTAGCTGCACGTGTTGGTGTGAGAGATGTAAGATACCCGGGCGGTAAAGATCATTTGAACAGAACCAAAGACCTGAGTCATCCTTACATGACTTCAGATCTGTCTAAATGCATCAATTGTTCACGTTGTGTAAGGGCCTGTGACGAAGTTCAGGGAATGTTTGTGCTAAGTATGGCCGGCAGAGGGTTTGAAAGCAGGATCATAAAAGGTATGGATACATCCTTTATGGAATCGTCTTGCGTAAGTTGTGGAGCCTGTGCACAAGCCTGTCCTACTTCTGCAATATCGGATATATATGAATCCAAATCCATCGTTGCGGATAAAAAGGTCCGAACCATTTGCACCTATTGCGGCGTAGGATGTAATTTAGAGGTATCTGTTAAAGATGGAAAAGTAAAATCAATACAAGCTCCCTGGGATACAAAAGTCAATCCCGGTCACCTGTGTTTAAAAGGACGATTTGCATTTTCGTTTTATAATCACCCTGATCGTATCAGGAAACCATTGATCAAAAAGAATGGTGTATTTGTTGAAGCCACCTGGGATGAAGCCTATGATCTTATCACTTCTAAACTGAATGAGATCATTAAAGAAAATGGACCTGATCACATTGCCGGTATTTCATCATCACGTTGTCCCAACGAAGAAAATTATCTGATGCAAAAATTTATGCGTGCAGTGATCGGCACTAACAATATTGATAACTGTGCTCGTGTATGCCATTCTCCTACTGCTTTAGGCATGCAACGCACTTTTGGTACTGGTGCCGCCACCAATTCTATTGAAGACATTAAATGCACCAATTGTATGCTGGTGATCGGAGCTAATCCTACAGATGCACATCCGGTTACAGGTGCAAAAATTAAGCAGGCTGCCATGAAGGAGACAACACTGATCGTAATTGATCCTCGTAAAACCGAACTGGCCCGCTATGCGCATTATCATCTGCAACTAAAACCAGGTACCAATGTGGCCATGCTGAATCTTTTCTTCTATTATATTATTAAAGAAAATTTAGTTAATATTTCATTTGTGGAACAACGCACTGAAGGATTTGAAGAATTTAAGCAACATGTTCTCTCGTTGAATATAGATGAATTGGAAAGCATAACGGGTGTGGATCGCGATCTTGTGCGTGAAGCGGCAATTGCTTATGGCTCCGCAAAAAATGCGATGTCATTCCATGGATTGGGAGCAACCGAACATTCACAGGGAACCTCGACCGTGATGTTGATTGCCGATCTGGCTATGATCACCGGCAATATCGGTCGTCCGGGTGTGGGTGTTAATCCATTGCGTGGACAAAACAATGTGCAGGGTGCAGCCGATATGGGTTGTCAGCCTGATCAAGGTGCTGGTTATTTAGATCTGACCAACGATGAAATGCATTCCTTGTATGAAAATTTTTATGGTGCCAAACTACCCAAACATGTCGGTTATAAAATTCCACAGATGTACGAATCTGCGCTACAGGATAAACTGAAAGCGATGTGGATCATTGGAGAAAATGTAGTACAAACAGATCCGAATACCCAAATGGTGATAAAAGCATTAAGCAAACTGGATCTTCTGGTGGTTCAGGAATTGTTCATGACCGAAACCGCTAAGCTCGCAAATGTTATATTACCCTGTGCTTCTTTTTTGGAGAAAGAAGGTACATTCACCAATGGGGAACGTCGTGTACAACGCGTGAACAAAGTAGTTGAACATTTACCCGGCACCAAACCCGATGGGCAGGTACTCACAGAGATCATGCAGCGCATGGGATATCCGCAACCTGATTACTCGGCACAAGGAGTATTAAATGAAATTGCTCAGATCGTTCCTTTCTTTAAAGGCATTACCTGGGAAAATCTGGGTGAGAACGGATTGCAGTGGCCTGTGAATTATGGCGGCATTGATACTCCTATATTGCATAAAGAAGCGTTTAAACGAGGTAGGGGAGCATTTTATAAGCAGACCTATAAGGAAACGGTGGAGCTACAGGAGCATAGCAAAGATCATCCCTTCATTATTACAACCAACCGTGGACTGGAACATTACAACAGTGGAGTAATGACCCGGCGTACGCCCAATGAACAACTGATTGCCGAAGATGTACTTTTGATACACCCTGATGATGCAAAAGAATATTTGATCAACAGTGGCGACATGGTTTGTGTAGAATCACCACGCGGAAAAGTAGATATCAGAGCCCGGATCTCAACTGCGGTAAAAAAAGGAATATTAAGTACCACTTTCCACTTTCCTGAGGTTATGATCAATAATTTAACATCTGATGTTTGCGACGGTGACGCTTTGTGTCCCGAATATAAAGTGGTAGCTGCACGTATAAGAAAAAGTAGGGGAAAATACAAAGATCCAGAATTGAAATGA